Below is a genomic region from Corallococcus macrosporus.
GCGCGGTGGCGAAGATTTCGGGGGCCACGGGCAAGAGCTCCCGGCGCCGGTCCACCAGCACCTGCGACACGGGCTGCTGGAGGTTGGTGGCCAGTGACACGAGGTCCAGGAGCGCGTCCGGGCGCGGGAAGCGCTTGTCGCTGCGCAGCTTCCGCTCCGCCAGGCACGTGGCCATCAGGTCGCGCGCGTCCTCGCGGTCCAGCACCGTGAAGCCGGTGGAGAAGCCCAGCGCCACCGCGTGCTGGCGCAACAGCACGTGCGCCGCGTGGTGGAAGGTGCCGCCCAGCAGGCTGCCCACGTCCGCGAAGCCGCCGGCCAGCTCCTCCACGCGGCGGATCATCTCGCGCGCGGCCTTGTTGGTGAACGTGAGCAGCAGCAGCGAGGACGGCGGGACGCCCCGCTCCAGCATGCGCGCCACGCGGTACGTGAGCGTGCGCGTCTTGCCGGAGCCCGCCCCGGCGATGACGAGCACGGGCCCCTCCCCTGCTTCCACCGCCGCGCGCTGCTCGTCGTTGAGCGCGCCGTCCAGGTCCAGGCGCCGCGAGGGCGCTCCGGAGGGGACGGCGTGGATCAGCGGCAGGGGGGCGGCCATGGGGGGGCTGGGACTCTAACCGCCGCGGCCGGGTCCGCCAGTCCGTCTCAGGGAGGGGTGGATCCAGCCAACCGGGAGGCCGCCGCGGCGCGGACCTCCGGGGAGGGATCGCGCTCGCGGGCCAGCTCCAGGAGCAGCGTGCCCACGGGCTTGGGCAGCTTCGCGCTGGAGGCCTGCTGGAGCGCCTGGGTGCGCTCCTTCACGCCCTGAGACAGGCGCTCGGCGACCTGCTGATCCGCGCAGGTGCGGACGCCAGGATGCTGCTGGCGCAGGAGCAGCTCCGCGTCCGCGAGCTTCGCCTCCGCGAGCCGCACCGCGTCCTGGGCGGTCCGCTCGAAGGTGTCCAGGTCCTCGGGGAACTCCGTCTTCTGGCTGTGCACCCGGGCGATGGCCTGGGCCGCGAAGCGCGCGTCCACCACCGCCGCGCAGAGCTGCCGGGCCGATGCCAGGGGCACCCCACCCTCCGCCGACACGGTCTCCTCGCGCGCGGTCGTCTGCGCCCACACCGCGAGCTGCCGCGCGGCCACCGCGGAGGAGAACGCCTGATGGCGCTGCTCGCGCAACTGCACCCAGCGCCAGAGCACCAGCGGATCCGTGCCGCCGGATTCATAGACGCGCTGGTACTGGCTCGCGGCCTGCTCCAGTTGGCCGCTCAGGTCCAGGAGCGCCGCGACGGTGATGTACAGCTCCGGGCTGCTGGCGCGCTCGCGCAGGGATTCCAGCCGCACCGCGACCTCGTAGGCGGCCACGGGGGCGGGCAGCGCGGAGAGCACCGAGCGCAGCGACGACAGCGCGTTCTGCCGGATCAGCGGATTGCGCGCCGTGCGCAGCGCCTCCAGCAGCGGATCCATCGCGCGCACGGAGACGTGCTGGCCCAGCTCCTCCGCGGCCTGCCAGCGGTCCAGCGGATCCGGCGCCACCAGCGCGCGCTTCAGGTCCTCCAGGTCGCGCAGGTAGTGGCCCGCCTGCATCGCGCGGGCGGCGGGCTCGGTGCGGGACAGGGCGCCCTGCTCGGCGCGGGCGCGGGCCAGGCGCGCGGGGAAGCCCGTCAGCTTGGGCCCCAGCGGGTGGGTCTTCACCTTCGCCTCGGCCTCGTCCACCAGGCCGGAGACGAGCAGTCCCTCCACCTCCAGCTCCAGCAGCTTGACGCGGACCTCCTCGCGGTGCGCGCCCGCGGGGAACTCGCGCAGGTAGGCGAAGAGCTTCCCGGCGTCGCTCGCCTGGGCGAAGGACTCGTCGTCCAGCTTGCGCTCCAGCTCCTCGCGGCGGGCGCCCGCGACCTCGCCTTGGAGGAGCTGCGTCACGCGCTTCAGGTCGGTGGTCGTCTGGACGTCGCGCTCCTGGGCAGCCTGCATCCGGGCGCGCGCCTCGTCGCGGTGGGCGCCGTCGGGGTGCTCGGCGAGGAACTGCCGCCACCCGGCCTCCGTGTCCGCCTCCTTCGCCGCGTTGAAGCGCAGGCCCTCCAGCAGCGACTGCGCCCGCTGCCGCTGCGGCGCGTCCGGGTACGTCTCCAGGAAGCGCTTGTAGGCGAGGACCGAGTGCAGCCGCTTCGCCTCGTCGAACTCCAGTCCCTCGATGCGCCCCTGGGCCGTCAGGGCCTCGGGGTCATCCGGGTGCTCGCGCAGGAAGTCCTGGTAGGCCTGCACGGTGTCCTGCTCGCTGGCCCGTTCGAAGGACGTGTGCGAGCAACCGGTGGCCAGGAGCACGAGGGCGAGGGCGCGGCGGAAGGTGGGCATTCCCCTCCAGCAATACCCCACCCGTCCCCTGTCGAAAACCGGAGCCGCCCCGCCCGGCTGCCTGGGTGGTTTTCTTGCCTACACGCACCAGCGGAGGGAGCCTTCCGTCCCAGGACGCTACAGGACGAGGTGGCCATGAAGCTGGGCGCATGGATGGCGATGCTGGCGATGACGACGGGCTGTGCGACCGGATCCCCCGTGGGTGCCTGGGTGGCGTCGGATGCCGTGCGCTACCGCTCCGCCTCCCCGCCTGCCTTCCCGCGCGCCGCGCTGTCCTCGGAAGTGGCGGTCCGCGAGAGCCCCCGCGCTCCCGTGAAGGCCTCCACCCCTCGCAAGACTCCAGCGGTGGCGAAGGCCCCGGGCAAGGCCCCCGCGAAGCCGCGCCCCACCGTCACGCCCGCGAAGCAGACGCCCGTCAGCCCCGCCCCCACGGGCAACCCGCGCGAGCGCGTGCTGGCCACGGCGCGCGCCCTGGTGGGCCAGTCCTCGGTGCAGGTGAACGGCAAGCGCTACCCGGCGGACTGCACGGCGCTCATCGAGGCCACGTACGCGCAGGCGGGCGTGAAGTTCCGGGGCACGCTGAAGGCCGGGGACAACGGCGTCACCGCGATGTACCGCTACGCCCGGGCGAACGGCCGCGTGTACACGGACGGGCGTCCCGTGCCGGGCGACCTGGTGTTCTTCCGCGAGACGTATGATCAGAACCGCGACGGCCGGCGCAACGACGGCCTCACCCATGTGGGGCTGGTGGACGGCGTGGACGCGGACGGCACCGTCACCGTCATCCACCGCGTGAAGCGGGGCGTGGTGCGCTACCGGATGAACCTGGCGCGCCCCCACATGGCCCGTGACCCCAAGACGGGCGAGCTGCTCAACGACATGCTGCGAAGCCCCGCTCCCGGCCAGCCGCACGTGCTCACCGGCCAGCTCTTCGCCGCGTTCGGCAGCGTGCTGCCCTCGGGCCCCGCGAAGCCCATGGCGGTCGCGGCCCGGTAGGGCTCAAGCCGTCGAGCCCAAAAGGAAAGCCCGTCGATTCCAGCCGTGCGCTTCCGGAACCAGCCGGAGCGCCGCGGGGAACCGACGGGCTTGCACTGCCAAAGGGTTGAAGGTCAGGTCGACGTGGTGGAGGTCGGCACGCGGGCGGTGCGGTCCCACGCGGCGCGCTGCGAGTTGCGCAGGAAGCGCCAGAAGCCCACGGCGATGGCCATGTTCATGGTCACGAAGTAGTACGCGATGGACGTGGCCTTCTTCGCGGCGCCGCTCTTGAAGATGCCGGAGCGGCCCAGGTACGCCAGGGCGTAGAAGCCCAGCTGCGCGCCCAGCGTGACGCGGTAGAACAGGCTGTCGAGCAGGAACAGGTTGGCCAGGAGCGCCGCCGCCATCAGCGCGGGAGCGCACCAGCGCAAGAGCTTGTGCGACCAGAAGGCGAACGCGGGGAAGCCCGCGGTGGGCAGAAGCAGCCCGGGCACGAGGCGCAGGCTCTGGAAGTTGCCCGCCGCGATGCGAGCGCGCCGGCCGAACTCCTTGCCGTAGTCCTCCGTCGTCTCCTCGTGGGCGACGGCGCCCGCCTCGTAGACGACCTTGTAGCCGCTCTCCAGGATGCGCAGCGGAATCACGAAGTCATCCACGATGGTGGACGGCGGCAGCTGCGTGAACAGCGAGCGCCGGATGGCGTAGAGGCCGCCGTTGGCCCCCACCACCGCGCCGCGCTTGCCCTCGTACAGCTTGATGAGGGACTCGTAGTTCCAGTACGCGCTCTCCTCGTAGTCCTGCTTCGTGGGGTTGAAGAGGCGCAGCTTGCCGCAGACCGCGCCGACCTCCGGGTCCTCGAAGTGACGGACGATCTTCCGGACCGCGTCCGCGTCGATCATCGTGTTCGCGTCCGACAGGAGCACGATGTCGCCGTGCGCGGACGGGATGCAGCGGTTGAGCACCGTCGTCTTGCCGGCGCGGGGCGCGGGCGACAGCCGCACGCGGGGGTCGGTGCACTTCTGCACCAGCCCGTCCGTGCCGTCCGTGGAGCCGTCCGACCCGATGACGACCTCGAAGCGGTCCGCGGGGTAGTCCAGCGCCAGGCTGTTCTGCAGCTTGGACTCGATGCAGCTCGCCTCGTTGTAGGCGGCCACCACCAGGCTCACCGAAGGCAGCGGCCCGGCCCTGGCGCCCGTCCGGACGGCCTCACCCGAGCGCACCTTGCGCATGTTCTGGAAGACCTGGGCCGCGCCCTCCAGGGCGAACAGGCTCAAGGGATAGAGAAAATACGTGTGCACGAGCGCCAGCGCCGCGCACCAGAAGAAGACCTCCGCCATCGACCACCCTCCCAACCCCGAGTCCTCGACGCCCGGGGACAAAGCAAGGCGCGTGCCTGGACGTTCAGAGGGACTTCAGGGCGAGAGAGCCGGCAAGCCCCTGGGGAGGACTGGAGTTTCTCCAGGGTGATCCGGAGGTGATCCTGTCAACGCTTCAGGGCGAGGCGGCGGTGGGGAGCTGGGCGAGCATGCGCTTCGCCAGCTCGTGCTTGGGATTGAGCGCCAGCAGCTCGTTCAGCAGGTTCCGGGCCGCGTCCGGGTCGTTCTGGCGGAGGGCCAGCCGGGCGCCCAGGAAGTAGGGGCGCAGGAAGGTCCGGTCCTGGCTGCGCAGCGTGGCCAGTTCCTCGGAGACGGCACGGAGGGTGGTGTCGGGAGAGCCGGAGCTGAGGGCGAACTCCGCGCGGGCCACGACGCTCCAGGACGGAGTGAGCTCCGCCTGACGCAGGCGTTCCGCGAGGCCCAGGGCGCTGGAGGCGCCCGTCACCGAGGCGTAGAGGGCCTGGGCCTTGAGGCGCGCGGCGACGGTGGCGGCGGGCTCCACGTCCGGGGCGACCCGGAGGTTCTCCACCAGCGCGTTGAGCACCTTGCGCCGCTCGGCGATGTCCGTGCGCAGCGGATTCATGGCGCGCTCGGCCTCGCTCATCTCCGCGCGGATCGCGTTCGCCTGGGCCTGCCAACCGGGCGACGACCTGTCGCTGTTCACCTCGTCGAGCTGCCGCTTGAGCTGATCCGCGTGGAAGCGCAGCTGATCGAACTGCGCGTGCAGGTCGCTCAGCTGGAGGGTGGAGGCCACGGCCAGCTCGGCCTGGACTTCGGCGTACTTCGGATGGGCGGTGGCCAGGGCCTTGAGGTCCTGGATGGCCTGTTCGCGCGAGGCCGCGTCATCGCGACGCAGGGACTTCACGGCGGCATCCTTCTTGTCCACCGCCTCCGCTGGCATGGCCGAATTGCGGTCACGGAAGGCGGGATACGCCAGGTACCCGGCCAGGACGATGCCCGCGAGCACCACGAGCACGAGCAGCACCCGGCTCAACGTGGAGGAGCGCCTGTCGCCGTCCTCGATCACGATGGAGCCGCCGGTGCGGGACGCGGCCCCGAGCAGTTCCGGAGGAAGGTCGCTGGAGGGCTTCCGAGAAGGAAGGGGCCGGTCCAGGCCACCGCCGAGCAGCGATGCACCGCTGGAAGACGGCGCGGGCCTGGAAGGCTCGGTGCGAGCGAAGGGCGCGTCGTCGTCGGGCAGGGAGACGGTCGCGGTCGGAGCGGCCGTCGCCCAGGGCGCGTCGCCGTGGCCTTCCGGAACGAGCTTGGAGCGCGAGGCGCCAGCCGCGGACCAGGGCGGCTCTCCGGGCGCACCCGAGGGCGAGATGTCCTCGAAGGACCGGGACGTCGAGCCAACCGGTTCACCCCCACCCGTGGATCCGGGAACCGCGCCAAACGCCCGGGTGGAACCGCCCACCTCTGCCGCCGGTGAGCCCGAAGGCCCCTGCACCGCGCCGAACGCACGGGTGGAACCGCCCACCTCGGCTGCATGTGAACCCGAAGGCCCCTGCACCGCACCGAACGCACGCGTCGAAGCGCCCGCCTCGCCCCCCTGTACCCCTGAAGGGCCCGGCACCGCGCCGAACGCACGGGTCGAAACACCAGCCTCGGTGGCCTGCGGGCCTGAAGGCCCCGGCACCGCGCCGAACGCACGGGTCGAGTTCCCCGCCGCCGAAGCCCCCGGCTCCGCGAGACGGAACGAACCCGAGGACGACGCGGAGGCAGCGCCGAACGCGCGCGGGGCCGCGCCCTGCCCCGCTTCCGGCCCCGCCGGCACTCCAGGCCCCATCGCCCCGAAGACACGCTTGGGACCCGTCGCCGGAGGCTGCGTGCCGGACACCGCGGGCGCCACCGGAGGCCGGGGATGTGGCGCGACTGGAGCCACGGACGGCGGCGGAGGAACCACGCCCGACGAAGACAACGGCCCCGACGGCGGCGTCGGCTGCGGGACGAAGGAACCGGACGCCGTGGTGGAACCCGCGAACAGGTTCGTGGACTTCAAGCCCACGCCGCTGTCACCGCCAAAGATCTGCGTGGACGACGGCGCACCGGCCCGGTCTCCCCCACCCGCGGGAGGAATCTTCGGCGCGGGAGCCATGACACCAGCGGGTGAAGCCTTGAACACATGGCCACACCGCGTGCACTGCACCGACGCGCCGCCGGGCGGCAGGAGTCGGGCATCCAGCACGTACTGCATCGAGCATTGCGGGCAGGCGATCTGCACCGGCCGTCCTTACCACACGCTCCCATTGGCCGCCGCCGAGTCCAGCACGGTGGCTGCCCGGAGGGTCTCCAACTTGGCAGCACCCACGCCCGGCACCGCGTCCACGTCCTCCCAGCTCGCGAACCGGCCCAGCTCCTCGCGGGCGGTCACCAGCCGTCGGGCCAGGTCACGGCCTACACCGGGCAACAAGGCCAGCTCGGACTCGGAGGCCGCGTTCAGGTCCAGCTTGAGCCCCAGCGCGAGCGCCTGGCTCCCCGTGGGCACCGTCCCCGGGCCACACGTGGCAAGCCCCGCCGAATCCAGCCGCACGGCCTCCGGCGGGCAGTCGAGCGAGGGCCGCGAATCCGGCCACCGCGCCCGGGCCGTGAAGCCCAGGACGAGCAACCCCAAGGACAGCGCCGCGAGCGCGGACGTGCGCCCGAACGGCCTCAGGCCTTCTGCCCCTTGAGCGCGTCCACTTCCGACACGGTCGGGTTGGCCGTCACGGGAGGCGGCGCGTCCAGCCCGAAGGCCGTGTGCAGCGCGCGCACCGCCAGCTCCGTGTACTTCGTGTGGATCACACAGGAGGTCTTGATCTCCGACGTGGAGATGAGCTGGATGTTGATGCCCTCCTGCGAGAGCGTCTGGAACATCTTCGCCGCCACGCCCGAGTGGTTGCGCATGCCCACGCCGACGATGGACACCTTGGCGATGGCGTCATCGACCTCCAGGCCCGTGGCGCCCACTTCCTGCGCCGCCTGCTTCACGACCTCGTGGGCCTTGGTGAAGTCGGACTTGGCGACGGTGAAGGTGACGTCGGTGCGCCCGTCGCGGGACGGGTTCTGCACGATGAGGTCCACCACGATGTGCTTCGCGTCGAGCGCTCCGAAGAGCTTCGCCGCCATGCCCGGCTGATCCGGCACGCCGACCACGGTGATCTTCGCCTCGTTCCGGTCGTAGGCGACCCCTCGAACCAGCACGTCCTCCATGGATGCGTCCTCCTCGCAGACGAGCGTGCCCGGATCCTCGGTGAAGGAAGACTTCACCCACAGGGGCACCTTGTACTTCATGGCGAATTCGACCGAGCGGATCTGCAGCACCTTGGCGCCCAGGCTGGCCAGCTCCAGCATCTCCTCGTAGGTGATGCGGTCCAGCTTCTTCGCGGCCGGGCACACGTTGGGGTCGGTGGTGTAGACGCCGTCGACGTCCGTATAGATTTCACACGCGTCGGCCTTGAGCGCCGCCGCCAGCGCGACACCCGTCGTGTCGGAGCCGCCGCGGCCGAGCGTGGTGACGCTGCCCGCCTCGTCCACGCCCTGGAAGCCGGCGACGACGACGATCTTCCCCTGCTTCAGCGCGGCGCGGATGGGCTCCGCGTCGATGCTCTTGATGCGCGCCTTGGAGAAGGTGCTGTCGGTGACGATGCGTACCTGGTGGCCGAGGAAGCTCACGGCCTTCCCGCCCTGCGCCTGGATGGCCAGCGCGACCAGGCCGATGGACACCTGCTCGCCGGTGGCGACGACGACGTCCTGTTCACGCTCGTCGGGCCGGTCGGTGATCTGCGCCACGAGTTTGAGCAGGCGGTTCGTCTCGCCGGACATGGCGGACACGACGACGACGACGTCATGGCCGGCCTTCTGGGCGGCGAGGCAGCGGCGAGCGACGTTCTTCATGCGCTCGGTGTCACCCACCGAGGTACCGCCGTACTTCTGGACGATGAGGGCCACGGGGCTTGCGACCTCCCTGCACGGACGGGCGCACGCTATATGGGCGCCAGGCCCCGGGTGTAAAGGGCCTCCACCCACCGCGCCACGAATCCGCTAGCGTTCGTGGCCCAACGACTTCAGCCCGCATTTCCGGAGTAGCCAGAACATG
It encodes:
- a CDS encoding CHAP domain-containing protein, coding for MKLGAWMAMLAMTTGCATGSPVGAWVASDAVRYRSASPPAFPRAALSSEVAVRESPRAPVKASTPRKTPAVAKAPGKAPAKPRPTVTPAKQTPVSPAPTGNPRERVLATARALVGQSSVQVNGKRYPADCTALIEATYAQAGVKFRGTLKAGDNGVTAMYRYARANGRVYTDGRPVPGDLVFFRETYDQNRDGRRNDGLTHVGLVDGVDADGTVTVIHRVKRGVVRYRMNLARPHMARDPKTGELLNDMLRSPAPGQPHVLTGQLFAAFGSVLPSGPAKPMAVAAR
- a CDS encoding HEAT repeat domain-containing protein; this encodes MPTFRRALALVLLATGCSHTSFERASEQDTVQAYQDFLREHPDDPEALTAQGRIEGLEFDEAKRLHSVLAYKRFLETYPDAPQRQRAQSLLEGLRFNAAKEADTEAGWRQFLAEHPDGAHRDEARARMQAAQERDVQTTTDLKRVTQLLQGEVAGARREELERKLDDESFAQASDAGKLFAYLREFPAGAHREEVRVKLLELEVEGLLVSGLVDEAEAKVKTHPLGPKLTGFPARLARARAEQGALSRTEPAARAMQAGHYLRDLEDLKRALVAPDPLDRWQAAEELGQHVSVRAMDPLLEALRTARNPLIRQNALSSLRSVLSALPAPVAAYEVAVRLESLRERASSPELYITVAALLDLSGQLEQAASQYQRVYESGGTDPLVLWRWVQLREQRHQAFSSAVAARQLAVWAQTTAREETVSAEGGVPLASARQLCAAVVDARFAAQAIARVHSQKTEFPEDLDTFERTAQDAVRLAEAKLADAELLLRQQHPGVRTCADQQVAERLSQGVKERTQALQQASSAKLPKPVGTLLLELARERDPSPEVRAAAASRLAGSTPP
- a CDS encoding glycosyltransferase family 2 protein, which encodes MAEVFFWCAALALVHTYFLYPLSLFALEGAAQVFQNMRKVRSGEAVRTGARAGPLPSVSLVVAAYNEASCIESKLQNSLALDYPADRFEVVIGSDGSTDGTDGLVQKCTDPRVRLSPAPRAGKTTVLNRCIPSAHGDIVLLSDANTMIDADAVRKIVRHFEDPEVGAVCGKLRLFNPTKQDYEESAYWNYESLIKLYEGKRGAVVGANGGLYAIRRSLFTQLPPSTIVDDFVIPLRILESGYKVVYEAGAVAHEETTEDYGKEFGRRARIAAGNFQSLRLVPGLLLPTAGFPAFAFWSHKLLRWCAPALMAAALLANLFLLDSLFYRVTLGAQLGFYALAYLGRSGIFKSGAAKKATSIAYYFVTMNMAIAVGFWRFLRNSQRAAWDRTARVPTSTTST
- a CDS encoding ComEA family DNA-binding protein; translated protein: MGLLVLGFTARARWPDSRPSLDCPPEAVRLDSAGLATCGPGTVPTGSQALALGLKLDLNAASESELALLPGVGRDLARRLVTAREELGRFASWEDVDAVPGVGAAKLETLRAATVLDSAAANGSVW
- a CDS encoding zinc-ribbon domain-containing protein: MQIACPQCSMQYVLDARLLPPGGASVQCTRCGHVFKASPAGVMAPAPKIPPAGGGDRAGAPSSTQIFGGDSGVGLKSTNLFAGSTTASGSFVPQPTPPSGPLSSSGVVPPPPSVAPVAPHPRPPVAPAVSGTQPPATGPKRVFGAMGPGVPAGPEAGQGAAPRAFGAASASSSGSFRLAEPGASAAGNSTRAFGAVPGPSGPQATEAGVSTRAFGAVPGPSGVQGGEAGASTRAFGAVQGPSGSHAAEVGGSTRAFGAVQGPSGSPAAEVGGSTRAFGAVPGSTGGGEPVGSTSRSFEDISPSGAPGEPPWSAAGASRSKLVPEGHGDAPWATAAPTATVSLPDDDAPFARTEPSRPAPSSSGASLLGGGLDRPLPSRKPSSDLPPELLGAASRTGGSIVIEDGDRRSSTLSRVLLVLVVLAGIVLAGYLAYPAFRDRNSAMPAEAVDKKDAAVKSLRRDDAASREQAIQDLKALATAHPKYAEVQAELAVASTLQLSDLHAQFDQLRFHADQLKRQLDEVNSDRSSPGWQAQANAIRAEMSEAERAMNPLRTDIAERRKVLNALVENLRVAPDVEPAATVAARLKAQALYASVTGASSALGLAERLRQAELTPSWSVVARAEFALSSGSPDTTLRAVSEELATLRSQDRTFLRPYFLGARLALRQNDPDAARNLLNELLALNPKHELAKRMLAQLPTAASP
- a CDS encoding aspartate kinase, translated to MALIVQKYGGTSVGDTERMKNVARRCLAAQKAGHDVVVVVSAMSGETNRLLKLVAQITDRPDEREQDVVVATGEQVSIGLVALAIQAQGGKAVSFLGHQVRIVTDSTFSKARIKSIDAEPIRAALKQGKIVVVAGFQGVDEAGSVTTLGRGGSDTTGVALAAALKADACEIYTDVDGVYTTDPNVCPAAKKLDRITYEEMLELASLGAKVLQIRSVEFAMKYKVPLWVKSSFTEDPGTLVCEEDASMEDVLVRGVAYDRNEAKITVVGVPDQPGMAAKLFGALDAKHIVVDLIVQNPSRDGRTDVTFTVAKSDFTKAHEVVKQAAQEVGATGLEVDDAIAKVSIVGVGMRNHSGVAAKMFQTLSQEGINIQLISTSEIKTSCVIHTKYTELAVRALHTAFGLDAPPPVTANPTVSEVDALKGQKA